Proteins found in one Nocardia brasiliensis ATCC 700358 genomic segment:
- a CDS encoding DUF58 domain-containing protein, with protein sequence MRHRDASTAVEAELRWRPAPLVFMLAVCAAVALVLAVVLGRWQLVVFAAPLLGVLATAPWQQSSTRIQVDGGGTLRCFESEEVVLTVAAFVEQGHALLRLTPAQTDALGIEVEQSSDSGAAPAGLRLALSADRWGRYPVSVRVSALSPAGLAVATAVLPAGQLFVYPITDPQRMRLPRTELPERLGTHLTRRFGPGVEYADIRAYAPGDQLRIVNWPVSARRGRLYVTERLTNRSADVVVLVDTSQQAPGPATDSLELSVRGAAQVVQSTLQAGDRTAVVCLGQEPRWLRPDIGRRQFYRVVDTVLGVGEEHIPTTGTLAPHAAVPLGAIVVAFSTLLDTQFALALIDLRKRGHVVVVVDVLRGTPFRDDLDPTLAKMWQLERASMYRDMGTVGVDIVAWPADTRLDQIMRVLPEHRRTVRVRR encoded by the coding sequence ATGAGACATCGCGACGCCAGCACCGCGGTCGAGGCCGAATTGCGGTGGCGCCCGGCACCGCTGGTCTTCATGCTCGCGGTGTGCGCCGCCGTGGCGCTGGTGCTCGCGGTGGTGCTCGGCCGCTGGCAGCTGGTCGTGTTCGCGGCGCCGCTGCTCGGGGTGCTCGCCACCGCGCCGTGGCAGCAGTCGAGCACCAGGATCCAGGTGGACGGCGGCGGCACGCTGCGCTGCTTCGAATCCGAGGAGGTGGTGCTCACCGTCGCCGCCTTCGTCGAGCAGGGGCATGCACTGCTGCGGCTGACACCGGCGCAGACCGACGCGCTCGGCATCGAGGTCGAACAGTCCAGCGATTCCGGCGCCGCGCCCGCCGGGCTGCGGCTGGCCCTGTCTGCGGACCGCTGGGGCCGCTATCCGGTGTCCGTGCGGGTGTCCGCGCTGAGCCCGGCCGGTCTCGCGGTGGCCACCGCGGTGCTGCCCGCCGGGCAGCTGTTCGTCTATCCGATCACCGATCCACAGCGGATGCGGTTGCCGCGCACCGAACTTCCCGAGCGCCTCGGCACCCATCTGACCCGGCGATTCGGTCCCGGCGTCGAGTACGCCGACATCCGGGCGTACGCGCCCGGTGATCAGTTGCGCATCGTGAACTGGCCGGTGAGCGCCCGGCGCGGCCGGCTCTACGTCACCGAGCGGCTGACCAACCGGTCCGCGGATGTCGTTGTGCTGGTGGACACCTCGCAGCAGGCGCCGGGTCCGGCGACGGATTCGCTCGAACTATCGGTCCGGGGTGCGGCGCAGGTGGTGCAGTCGACCCTGCAGGCCGGCGACCGTACCGCCGTGGTGTGCCTCGGGCAGGAGCCGCGCTGGTTGCGTCCCGATATCGGGCGCAGGCAGTTCTATCGCGTCGTGGACACCGTGCTCGGTGTCGGCGAGGAACACATCCCGACCACCGGCACGCTCGCGCCGCACGCGGCCGTGCCGCTGGGCGCCATCGTGGTCGCCTTCTCCACGCTGCTGGACACCCAGTTCGCGCTCGCGCTGATCGATCTGCGCAAGCGCGGGCACGTGGTGGTGGTCGTGGATGTCCTGCGCGGCACGCCGTTTCGCGACGACCTCGACCCCACGCTGGCCAAGATGTGGCAGTTGGAGCGGGCCTCGATGTACCGCGACATGGGCACCGTCGGCGTCGATATCGTGGCCTGGCCTGCCGACACCCGGCTCGATCAGATCATGCGGGTGCTCCCGGAGCACCGCCGTACCGTGCGAGTGCGCCGATGA